From a single Silene latifolia isolate original U9 population chromosome 6, ASM4854445v1, whole genome shotgun sequence genomic region:
- the LOC141586195 gene encoding homeobox-leucine zipper protein ATHB-12-like: protein MMFEEGDYYSPSEMFSCISSSTTHSNSKKTKTMMMMNKKRFSDEQVRSLETIFENETKLEPKKKVQLARELGLQPRQIAIWFQNKRARYKSKQLERDYNILRSNYNALSSKFDTLVKEKQSLLLQVEKLKELVGKDEGENQCGNDSGVTHSDSSRSEIEKAESNNGNNKSDHSEGKPTLSMEGSEYGASILSSDEGSSENTNYFGMEEETELLTMVEPIVNNSITSTQDWDDLHPDGLFDQPVDNCQWLDFWS, encoded by the exons ATGATGTTTGAAGAAGGAGATTACTACTCACCATCAGAAATGTTTAGTTGTATAAGTTCATCAACAACACATTCAAATTCAAAGAAgacgaagacgatgatgatgatgaataagaagcGGTTTAGTGATGAACAAGTGAGATCACTTGAAACTATATTTGAGAATGAAACTAAGTTAGAACCTAAGAAGAAGGTTCAATTAGCTAGAGAATTGGGTTTGCAACCACGTCAAATTGCTATATGGTTTCAAAATAAGAGAGCTAGGTATAAGTCTAAGCAATTAGAGAGGGATTATAACATCTTGAGATCTAATTACAATGCACTTTCCTCTAAATTTGATACTCTTGTCAAGGAGAAACAATCCCTTTTGCTTCAG GTAGAGAAGTTGAAAGAGCTAGTAGGGAAAGATGAAGGAGAAAATCAATGTGGGAATGATTCCGGGGTGACACATAGTGACTCGAGTCGATCCGAAATAGAAAAAGCCGAAAGCAACAATGGGAACAACAAGAGTGACCATAGTGAAGGAAAACCAACATTATCAATGGAAGGATCTGAATATGGAGCAAGTATTTTGTCCTCGGACGAGGGGTCGAGTGAAAATACGAATTATTTTGGAATGGAGGAAGAAACGGAATTATTAACAATGGTGGAACCAATTGTTAATAATTCTATAACATCAACACAAGATTGGGATGACCTTCATCCTGATGGTTTGTTTGATCAACCTGTTGATAATTGTCAATGGTTAGACTTTTGGTCTTGA